ctgtgaattttcctttttttttttttttttttttttggtttttcgagacagggcttctctgtggttttggagcctgtcctggaactagctctgtagaccaggctggtctcgaactcacagagatccgcctgcctctgcctcccgagtgctgggattaaaggcgtgagccaccaccacccggcctttatttatttattttttatttatttttatttttttggaattttccatttttacgtgacttatttttactctatcactttactttattctgtctctttaaagactttaccctttttttttagggcattaactttatatatatttttttctctctctcaagcctacgtacactcatataacgttgtgatccatttagtggtctgaatctgtcctattgtgaatctgtaatttttttactatccaggagcatttcttaaaatgttaagtatttcttaaaaacttaagttgcaccaggTAGAAGTAACACGGTAATAAGGCACAGCCTGCTttctgcccagtctaaaccttaattgcgctgttgttatggtaattacgataGTTCCAGCCTGAtgtcagcacagttcagctttGCGGAGTGGAGCTGGAGCTGCTTGTGACTGAATCAGCTGCACCTCTGAGCTGCAGAGCGGCAGGCTGCTCTGAATGTTGGCTCCACCTATCTCCAATTTGAAAATGGAGGACGTACCATTTTCTACTAGCTCTGGAGCCGCCAGGTAGGGGccgcactcagcactttaactctgagactgagtgtgcagcacagaaactcttttcatccaagttacatccaaatctgacacgcagagcactgtgcaatctgaaaacatctctgtgtTTGAATCCAAGTTTGATCCCGccatctgcccaggcaggaagagctgagccacacacagttccaggtacacagcagtccacattgccatcaagcaagctgtagcactttactccaaatactccattcaaaagctctgtctcccacaggagccagacagagatcacgatggcggcccagcccagaaagccggcattttaaaacagccagttttttcctgctgctgagtcaggacaatttctttgcggcacacaacccacaaacagcaaaaagctgtcttaaattctctctctcttctttttaagccctctcaggttttacgtggagttcattaccacgttgggtgccactctgttgtgataagagcggcggggctgagtccctggcacccagccgcccgcatggctagctttatgccccgaaataattacacggaaactgtattcttttaaacactgcctggcccattagttccagcctcttattggctagctcttacatattgatctaacccatttctaatattctgtgtagcaccacgagctggcttaccaggaaagatcttaacctgcgtctgtctggagtgggagaatcatggcaactcactgactcggcttctttctcccagcattctgttctgtttactccgcctatctaaattctgccctatcaggccaagcagttttctttattaattagccaatgaaagcaacagatagaaagatgaccctcctccatcataaaataaaataaaaagtcatatgGTAGGGCCGGAGAGATGCCTCATAGAttcattcaattcccagcactaacatggcagctcacaactgtctaagtccagttccaggggatctaatacccgcctgccacacacatacacacaaacatacatagaggcaaaagaccaatgaaaataataaagaggaaaaaagtcAAATTGTAAGccagcaggcatggtggtgcagtcCTTAATTGTGGCATGtggcaggcagagacaagcaggtctctgtgagtttgacagagcctggtctatatagcaagttccaggacaaccagaggtatatagaaaaaccctgtctcaaaacccagcTCACCAATGGGAAAAAATACCTGCTACccagtctgatgacctgaatttgataaCGAGTTCCCACAGGTTGTTCTCTCAACTTCTACACACCTATATACACACCTTTACGTGCATGCACAAATTAATAAGtgtaatttaagaaaatttttgagatggtcttactgtgtagctaaggttgtcctagaacttgctatgtagactcagagattctcctacctctacatcccaaatcctgggattaaaggtgtgaaccactctgcatgacaaaaaaaaaaaacaaaaaacaaaaaaaaacacaccttTTAAGGGGTCATAGCActagctccatggttaagagcaaccgactgtagccgggcgatggtggcgcacgcctttaatcccagcactgcactcgggaggcagaggcaggcggatctctgtgagttcgagaccagcctggtctacagagctagttccaggacaggctccaaagccacagagaaatcctgtctcgaaaaaccaaaaaaaaaaaaaaatgtataaggtTTTTTTTGCcagcgtgtatgtctgtgtgccatattcatgcctggtacccatggaagccagaaagagggtatcagatcccctgggattgaAGCTAAATTGCAATGTGGGTACCAGGGTAGCCTACaccagtgaaccatctctctagctccccacTCCCACTTTCATAGAAATGAACTCCCAAAGATGCCCACCCCCATTCTAATCCTGGAAACCTTTGAGACCTTACTTTAGAAGGAATTTTGCATGTGGATTGAATTAGCCTTGAGACACAGAAATCAAGATGGAGGGGAGATCTCCACAGGGGTATTTATGAGAAGTTTTAAGGAGAAGGAATGATTGAGTGAAAGGTGAAAGGCGCAAACAGCCAAGAGAGGCAGGCGGCCTTGGGCTGCTGTTCTTTCTGACaccctgaatttttttaaatttatttgtatttaatgttcattggtattttgcctgcatgtatgtctgtgtgagggtatcagaactcctggagttggagttacagagagttgtgagctgcgtggtgctgggaattgaactcgggtcctctggaagaacagtcaatgagtcatctctccagccccaacaccatgacttttttttttttttggtttttcgagacagggtttctctgtggttttggagcctgtcctggaaatagctcttgtagaccaggctggtctcgaactcacagagatccgcctgcctgtgcctcccaagtgctgggattaaaggcgtgcgccaccaccgcatgTTATCAAATTTTGGGATCTCTCTCCAGTCTTGTGGAAAAGGCCGTGTTAGAtacttttattggttttttgttttgttttgttttgtttgtttgttttttgagacagggtttctctgtagcttcggaccctgtcctggaactagctcttgtagaccaggctggcctcgaacttgcagagattcccctgcctctgcctcccgagtgctgggattaaaggccaacACCATGACTTTCACCTAGCTTTATTTCTGATCTACAATCTATAAAATGATGAGTGCTTTATGTGAGTCATTAAACGTATTGCAGTAGAGACCAGGCAGGGCGAGCACAGCCTCCTGACTTGAGGGAAAAGCATAGAGGGTCTGTGCGGGTTTGAGGCTAGTCTAGACGATCCATCAAGTTTCCAGGACAGTTAATGttacatagtaaaaataaaacctgatcctgagggctggagaggctCGGTAGTTAGAGCACTTTCTCATTCAGGTTCCAGCACCTCCATGGAAGCTTATAACCATTGTGTGGTTCAGTTCtggggtgcacacacatacatgcaagcaaacacacacataaactaaaaataaatctttaaaaaaagactgtTCTAAAAgagaaatcatatttttaaatttaactaattaatttattttacatcccaccAGAGTTTCCACtcactcttctcctccccttccctcccctatgccttctgccccaccccctaccatccactcctcctctgtttctgctcagaaaggggcaggcctcctgtGAGTATCAACAGAgcttggcatatcaagttgcagtaagattaaGCACCTTCCCTTATATTTTAAGTAaggttgggcaaggcaatccagaaTGAGAGAACAGGCTCCCAAGAGCCGGCCAGAGCATTAGGGACGCCCCtgctcctactgttaggagtcccacaagtagccAAGCCTCAGAACTGTCACATATACGTAGAGGCCCGCGGTCAATCCCCTgcgggctccctggttgttggttcagactgtgagttcctatgaACCAGGCTAGTTGttcctgtgggttttcttgtgatgtccttgacccttctggctcctacaatccttccttcctctcttcaccaggattccccaagctcaacctaatgtctggctgtgggtctctgcatctgttttcatcagttactggatgacaGCTCTCTGATGACCACTGGGACAGTCACCactctgatcacaggagatggccagttcagactacctattcactattgctaggagtcttagctggggtcatccttgtagattcgtGGGAATTTCTCTTACATCAGGTTTCTACTTGACCTGGAAATGCATCCCTTTCCCGTCATCCCTTTCAGAACTCTCCCACTCCGTCCACTCCTAACccgatccctcatgttcccatccccacgtGCCCCCAGGGAGAGATCTAAAGAAATCTTATTCTGAGAACCCCATTGAGTGCTCCCCTCACCCCAACAAGGGCTCAGCTGAGGCGGGCCTCCCTCCTAGGATGCTGTGGCAACTGTCACTCTACTGCTCTATACCCCAACTCAATGTGTGTCCTTGGATCAAATTACACAGCTTAGTATTAACGTTTGCTCCCAAGGCTAGAACTTGTGCGCTCTTGGCGGCTGCATCCGGCACATATCAAAATattattgagttttttttaaaaagaccggTGAAGAGTCTCACAATGCTAAAGCcggtatttattttaaaagatgaacagAGCCATGATGTAAAAGGCAAACATGATTCCGGAACCTTGGCCACAAACAAGAGTACTTTATTAAAACCACACGactatatgaaaaaagaaaattctggagCTGCAAAAACGCCAGCAAACCATTATCTCTTAATAAAGAACGCAATGCAGAATGCCAGCATCCTGGGCATTTCTTCCTGAAACAGTCGCACTTAAGGAGGCTTAGCAAATTAAGAATTTGCTATCCTAAAACCACCCATAAAATGAAGCCCCCGCGTTCTGACCTTAGCACCTCCGACTCCCATACAccccaggaagagcaggaggaggcagCCTGGTCCCGCAGGTCCCCGGCGGGCCTCACGGACACGCGCGGGGCCCACGCGTGCAGCCACTTGCGCCTACGCCCACCCGGTGGCTGTCCTGCTGTCACGCTGCTCCGGAGCGGAGCCGGCGGAGACACCAACCTGGCCCCGCTGGGCAGTGAGACAGAGGTACGCCAGTCACTGCGGTCCTCGACCTGCCTCCTCAGGAATCGCAGCCGTGACGCCTGCGAGCTCAACGCCTCTCGCCTCCCGCAGCCTTTGCAGTTCAGAGGCGACgctggggggtggaggggaaCACTTCCGGAAACCACGACCGGCACAGCCCACCGACTTGGATGTTGGAACTACCAGCCCCATGAGGCCCTGCGCGGCCACCCCCGCCCCACCGGAAGGAGAACCGCCgaggtggagggaggagccaAAAGGGATTGTGGGAGAaaggcttcttcctttcctctggcGACGGCCATCAGGTAGGCAGGTCGGGCGGGATTTGCGTTTCTATCCGTGGCGAATCGCGCCGGTCTTCAGCCATCCGGGCCCGGCGGCACCGCCGCCTCTGAGCTCCGTCCTCCCGCGAGCGTTCAGTCAGGATGCGGGGTGGAGCGGGCGCGGAGTCGCAGCCGTCCGGGAGGCTTGCGGGAGACGCGATGGCGGCAGGATCCGAGCTGGGCCCGGGCCTAGAGGAGGCCTGGCTGGAGCGAAGCGGTGACGATCGCGTCCCCAAGTCCGGGCTCCTCGGTCCCGCCGCTTGCGCTGAGCCGTTCCCATTCCCCGTGGACGCAGCGGTTCTGGTCGCCGCCTTCCTGACCGCCATCGCCCTGCGATGTGCTTCTTCTCCCCCCCCGAAGGTGAGCCAAGATGGGTGCGTACAAGTACATCCAGGAGCTGTGGCGGAAGAAGCAGTCGGACGTGATGCGCTTCCTGCTGAGGGTCCGCTGCTGGCAGTACCGCCAGCTGTCCGCGCTGCACCGGGCTCCCCGCCCCACCCGGCCCGACAAAGCGCGGAGGCTGGGCTACAAGGCCAAGCAAGGTGCGTGGTGGCCCGCGATGTCCCGAGTGGGCGATCCCTGCTTCCCCCAACCCCTGCCCCGGGGGAGCCGGAAATCCTCGGTGTGGGACTGCACCCGCACCCTCCCGCGGTCACTCTAGCTCGGTGTGCCTGGGAAGCATTGGGGAAAGGCTTAACTGAGTCTCACCTGTCGGTGGGTTTGTCCCTGTCCAGGTTACGTCATATACAGGATTCGCGTCCGCCGTGGTGGCCGCAAACGCCCGGTGCCCAAAGGTGCGACCTACGGCAAGCCTGTCCATCATGGTGTGAACCAGCTAAAGTTTGCCCGAAGCCTCCAGTCTGTTGCTGAGGTAAACGGATCGGGATACTGGTTGTCCTGGCAACCCGTTAGGGGTTGTGGGCTGGAAGAAATGGGGATCACGGTGGAGTTTGACTGGGCGCAAGGTGGGGCTTAGAGGTGTCTTGTACTTAACCTTGGCAAAGAGCAACTATTGTCAAAACTCTTACTACTGCTTGGTGCTTAGGTTTATGCTaagaagatttttgtttgttttagtgagTTAGGTCCTGGCAGAACCTAAGCTTTTGAAGGCGGTAAAATTTTGAGCTGTTCTCATACTACATTTAGTTATGTTGCTAATATAATGGTTTTTTTCTGGACTGCTAAGTTGTGTTCTGTGGTCAGGGACCCCTTTCCAAAAGCTGGAAGCTTTTTATTCATTGACTCTGTATAAGGCCATGGTCCTGAACCCTGTTGCTGGAGGGGACTGGGACAGAACTCACTCCGTGCCTACCTGTGGTTTACGCTGGGCTTTGGTGTGTGGGGACCTGGCCTGCTTCGGTCTCTGGTAGTGGAGAGTCGGGAGGAAGGATTTTTGTCGGATTTGTTGCCATGGACAGTACAGAAGACTGACTGGGCTTTTCCCTCTGTTTTAGGAGAGAGCTGGACGCCACTGTGGGGCTCTGAGAGTCCTGAATTCTtactgggttggtgaagattccACATACAAATTTTTTGAGGTTATCCTTATCGATCCATTCCATAAAGCTATCAGAAGAAACCCTGACACCCAATGGATCACCAAACCGGTCCATAAGCACAGAGAGATGCGTGGGCTGACATCTGCAGGCCGCAAGAGCCGTGGCCTTGGAAAGGGCCACAAGTTCCACCACACTATTGGTGGCTCTCGCCGTGCAGCCTGGAGAAGGCGCAACACTCTGCAGCTCCACCGTTACCGCTAATACACGTAATGTTTGTACAATTCATACCCAATAAACAATGGAGGACCGTCCTGTCTGCTTTAAGGTGTTATTTGTTAAAACTGTCAAAGATTGTCATGAATGCTTTGTGGATTATAGCGGTTAAAGTGCAATAATGTTTGAAGATTACAGTGATGGTATATCTTGTTTCTGGTGACTTTTCTGTCTGCGTTACCTGCTTAGGTGGTTCGGTATATGGTTTACACCATGTGGTATCCTATGTGTAAAGAGTCATAGGACTTGCCCTGTAGAAGTGTTTGGTGCATGTGATAGAACCTGCAGCTTTCTTGGGATGATAAGATCTTCTAGTCACTGAAGTGGCTGCTTGCTTTAGAGTTGGGATTTTGCTTAGAAATGTAGGAAGAGAAGCTTCCAGCTTGTTTTGTGAACATGCTTAGAAAAGGGAGGTCAGCTACAACCCACAATTTGAGACTGAATCCAGTGCCCCATTTTCAGAAGAACCAGGTAAAATTGGAAGAggcttttgtattctgttggatCTCAGGATGAGCTGGATGTCCAGTAATCGGTGTTGACACCTTGGTGTTTCGAAGGTGGTGGTGATTGAATTTTGGGTGGGATGAGGCCTATTTGGGAATGGTATGGTGAGATTGCTCTCGGCAGATTATTTCCCTTTAGGATTTGTAGTCCAGTGATGGGTGCCATGTGGGCTTCAATTAATGCCAGCCAAGTGAACTCTTAAAAAGTTGTGGTCAAGATAGTATCCAGCCATTAGGAAGCTTTTAGCCACATAACAAGGATGGTTGGGTACTTAAAGGTCAATCCTGGGCCAGTCAATTCATCTTGGGGGTAAGGAAACTCAGTTGGCCATATGACTTCATTAGTCTTTCCTTTGGTCGTGCCTGTGATACTTGTCCCTGGTATATTTCTCAGAGGTTGACATTTCACCAAGGCCACACATAACTACCATGTTTAGTTTGTGCCATGCCTTGGACTAGGTCCCAGGATGCATTTGAGTATGGAATGAATAGACAGCACAGCCCTTATCAGGGATCTGGGCTAGTGGGCTTAACAATCTAATTGAAGCTTTTCTTAAACTGTTTTTCTCTTCAGATTTCTAAAGGATTTTACTGATTTCCAGAAAATACTAGATAAAAATCTTGACCTAGAATTCTTTTCTATTCAGCAGAACAAATTGTATAGAGGTTGTTCAACTAAAGTAATAAATGTCTGTTAAACAAGTGTACCTTATCATTTAtgtaaaagcaaatgaaaacctGCAAAAGATGCTTACGGTAGAAATGGCAAGCATCATTTGAGAGAAAATGTATACTAAGTTAGGAAACTGCTTGCGCCCGGCACTGTGTCTCAGCATTGGAAAGATTGTCTGCTAAAGGCCTGTCAGCAGTACAGAAGCTTGCCTTTATCCTTGCCATCCTTGAGATTTCTCCACACAGCAGCTAGAGGTCCTAAGTTTGTCCTAGTCTTTGTTATGCAAACTAAAATCCTTAGCAAATGGCCTGTGCTGCCCCCTCAGTTCCTCAATCTTTCCCCAGACAGTTAGAATCCTAGTAGATGGTCCATGATCACTGCTaaagtttttggttttatttcagaTGGTTTCAGTTATCTGAGGTGTCTTTTAACTCCTGCCTTCACTTCACATGTACCAGGATCATAGGCATGCATCAACACACAAGCTATTATTTTTGTCTTGAGGAAAGATCTATGTTGCTCTGGGTTGTTTGGAACTGGTATGTAGACCGAATTGTACTGGAACTCAAGTCTACCTACCTCTACCTGCACACTCTTGTTGGTTTCTTTATGAGACAGTCTTAATGTAtaacccaggttgacctcaatTACTGTTAGTAGTTGGTCTCACAACTTAACAAGGAACGGGTACATAACTGATGGATTTTGTCACTGAAGTATATACTTAAGTGGTGTACCAGAGAGCACTCCTTTTATCCACACATTTGGGA
The sequence above is drawn from the Chionomys nivalis chromosome 5, mChiNiv1.1, whole genome shotgun sequence genome and encodes:
- the Rpl15 gene encoding 60S ribosomal protein L15 gives rise to the protein MGAYKYIQELWRKKQSDVMRFLLRVRCWQYRQLSALHRAPRPTRPDKARRLGYKAKQGYVIYRIRVRRGGRKRPVPKGATYGKPVHHGVNQLKFARSLQSVAEERAGRHCGALRVLNSYWVGEDSTYKFFEVILIDPFHKAIRRNPDTQWITKPVHKHREMRGLTSAGRKSRGLGKGHKFHHTIGGSRRAAWRRRNTLQLHRYR